TCGTCCACAACCTTGGTGACGCCGCTGGTCTGTGCCGCGGCCTGTTCGGCAGCGTGGCGGGCGTTATCATCGGTCACCGTACCGGTGAGTGTGACCGTCCCAAAAGCAACTGAGGCCTGGATGTCCTGATTCTGCAGCGAAGCGTCTGCTGCAAGCCGTTTCAACACATCCGCCTGGATCTGCGCGTCAGAGACGGTGCTCTTCTTCGCCTGGGCAGATGCACTCGCAACCAGGGCGGCAGCGAGGACTGCGTGAGTAAAAGTCTTCCAATACATATGCTTCCCTATCCCCCGTCAGTGCCAAAGATCATCGACACTAACCCTGCTGGATCAGACGCGAATTCCGGGGGAAAGTTCTGGTGTCTGACGGGCGCGCTGGCCGAAATCCCAAGGCCTCTGCCCTTACCTACAGTTTCTAGTGGGCGTCTTTGTAGTCGGCAGTCAGTTTGTAGCTCCCGTCTTCCGCACGACGAAGGAAATACTCCTGACGCCAGGAATGGGAGGCCAGTGAGGCTTCACCGACAAACATAATCTCAGCGGATTCCGCGTCCTTGCTCACCAGGCGTATCGATACGACTTTCCTGCACTGGACGGGAATTGCTTCATCCAGGCTGCCATCAAGAAAATACGCGGCCCCCCGTGCAGGTACAACGTAGATACCGCAGGTATGCCGCGTAACTCCAGCGTTGGGATTGGGTACATCAAAGTCGACCGCTGCGAGCGTCAGTTCTTCCGTATCATGTGGCCCGACCAATTTGAATATCTGTTTGGGGTCGATATTCCTGTGGCTGGCGCCGGTCGGCATAAGTGCAGGATCAAGCTTCTTTTCAAGAACCGCACGTTCGGCTTCCGATGGGGACACCAGATGGCGTCGCGGCTCCGCGTGCCCCACCGCGCCGCTTAAAAAAATCAACGCCAGAGCCGTGATTCGGTTATCTGCCCGCATGCCCCATAGACCTTATCCAGGCCAGAGTCAAAGCCCTCCTGTGATGGACATAGATGCTTGCTATCTCAAAGGAGATGTTAGAGACACAACTGAGATGAGTTGACCTGATGGCTCCCAGATGGCATCATATGAATGCGGGGTGGAGCAGCCCGGTAGCTCGTTGGGCTCATAACCCAAAGGTCGCAGGTTCAAATCCTGCCCCCGCAACCAATCGACAATCACGCGAACGTTGAAGCAGTAACATTCGTTTACGTTTGCAAGAGCCTCCCGTCCACGCACCGGAGGCTCTTGTCATTTCTGCTTACAATTTCGGAAAGCTATCCGTTAGCTTACTCACCGCTCCAGACGCAGGAAAAAGTATAGGCGTAAATGACATCATTGATGTCATTTACGCCACATCAAGAAACTCTCCGAAAGCTCTACTTCACCAGTACTACTTGCCCTGCATGAAACGCTACGTGGTTGGTGCGGCTGAGAAAAACGGCAAGCCGGTTCCGTGTTGGTTCTTTGGCGAAGTCTTCGTCGGTGACTGCGGTGTGCTTCTTCAACCAGTCGTCAGCGGAAAACTTCTCGACCGCGGAGATTAGCGCAGTGTTCACCTCTCCCCACGCCTTTTTCAGGTCCGCCGCAGGAAGCGGATCGGCAACCGAGCGATCGGGATTAGTGATGTAGACCTCATCGAGCGCAGGGTACAGTCTGTCCCCAATGCCAAGGAGCGGCAGCATGCGGTCATGAACGGCCGTGAGATGGCCGAGCAGATAAAAGAGACGGTTTCTGTCCGGGGCAACCTGCTTCTGAAGCTGTTCGTCATTAAGTGGCGCAAAGCGTTGGTCCACACGGCTGACAACCTGTTTCCACGAAGCTATGACAACCTTGATAAAAAGTTCGTCCATCGTTCCTCATCCTTTTTGCGGAGTTACCCATTGGATGTCTTCATCATCATGACGATGCGAAACGATGGAGCTACTCGTTGTCTTTTAGTTTTTGTCGTGATTCCCCGAGGTGAGCTTCTTCAGGATGAACTCCTGGGCGAGAGCGTTGATCATGCGGCCCCCGGCAGCCGTCAGTGCGGTGTTGAAGACAAGATTGGGACCGCGATTGGATTCGGGATAGTAGAGGTTTGAAATCGCGCCCGAGGCGAGATCGCCTCCGATGGAGGAGTAGTTGAACTGCCACTTCCCGTTGTCGCCCTTGCAGATGAATGGGCTGGAGAGCGCATGCAGCACGCGGGACTTCCTTGTTCCTGTTCCCTGATAGAAATAGCGGGGATCCTGATGCAGCAGCGACGGCAGGACAGCGCCGCCGATAAGAATGTCAGTTACGCCGTCGGCATAAATAGCACCATATCGCTGACCGTATCCCTTGGCGCCCTGCTGAAAATCAGGACGGTCTGCAGCCTGATAGATGCCAGAGATAAATCCAACTCCGGCAAAGGTAACAACGTCGGTAGAAGCCTTCATCGCCAGGCGGAATTTCAGCGCACTCGTCATTGGAACCGCATTGTGGTCATAGACGACGTAGAAGTTCGGGATCACGCCCAGTACGCGCTGCTTTTCTTCTTCTTTGACCTGCTCCTTCGCCAGCTCTTCCGGAAAGATCGCAGTAACCTCGGTAGCAATCGCTGCGACCGCAAGCTTGATCTCGGGCAGTTCCATATACTGCCCCGGCGTCAGAGTCACAGACGCCGATGTCCAGGGAGAAAATCCATTGACCGATACGCTGAACGTCACCGCAGTTCCCGAAGGCACACGCGGCAGTGAAAAGACACCGTCTCCTCCTGAGACGGTAGAAACGCCATCAACCATCGAACCGTTGCGGACAACGGTGATCTTCGCTCCCGGAATGGCCGCGCCATCGGTATCCATAACCACACCGGCCACGGTGCCGGGCTGGGGCGCCGGCCCCTCTGGAACAGCAATCATTTGCTGAGCGCGTGCGATTACCGCAGCGAAACAGAAAAACAAGACGAGCAATTGTCGCGAACAGGGCATAAAGGTCTTAGCAGTAGATGAGGGAAAAGAGCTGAAAGACGCGGACTTAAGCGCAGTTTTATGCAATTTCGCGGGTTATTTCACCATATGGCTCTTTAAAATAATTTGCATCCAATCTCACATCTCCTGAACGGCAAAACCTGGAGTGGGGATAAGAGTTGCGGTCGCCTGACCTAATTACATGCCAAAACAAGGGTTTCCCCTCATAATTGAGAGTTGAAGAAGATTCATTGCCCGAGAAGAAAAGAATGAGGCCTACCAGTCCCGACGGAAATGAAATGCTCATCGATGAGCGCCGTCATCACATCCTCAGCAAGATGCAGCAAGAGGGGCGGGTCCTGGTCTCAGAGCTCTCTGACACTCTGGGCATCTCGCGGATTACGATTCGCAAAGATCTGGACTATCTGGAATCCAAGGGCATGGTGCGCCGCACCCACGGCGGTGCCATTCCTCCGCAGGGCAGCATCCTGCAGGATCTCTCCTTCCGCGAGAAAGAAAAAAAACAGTTCAAGGAAAAGCAGCGGATCGCCAAAGCGGCCGCCGCGCTTGTGGAAGAAGGCACCTGTGTCCTGCTGGACTCGGGCACCACAACCACCGCCATCGCGCAGGAGTTGAAGCGGTTCTCACACCTGACGGTGATCACCAACGCGGTCAACATCGCCGCCGAACTCTCCGGGACGGACTTCGAGGTCATCATCACTGGTGGCACCTTGCGGAAAAACTCTTTCTCGCTCGTGGGCCCGCAGGCAGAGGACATGTTCCGCGAAGTTCACGCCGACATTCTCTTCCTCGGTGTGGACGGCTTCGACACGGCCATCGGCGTGATGACACCGAACATGCTTGAGTCACGTGTGAATCGCGCTATGGTCAAATGCGCCACGCGTGTCGTCGCTGTCTGCGACTCCACCAAGTTCGGGCACCGCAGCCTGGCGCTGATCGTTCCTCCCACAGCTATCCACACCCTGATTACAGACGATCAGATCCGTGATGAAGATGTGGAAGCGCTGAAAGCATTAGGCATTGAAGTCATCATCGCCTAAGCCGAGAGCATTTTCCCTGTTGCTGGGTATCCCGGAAGGGGTGTGCAGCGGCGTTTTCATTGAGATACCGAATCCCTACACTACACCTACAGGGAAAATGCTCGAATCGCCTATTGCGGAAACAGCTTGAGCGCGTTGTCGCGATAGATCTTCTTCAGCACATCGTCTGGCAGATAGAGCCCATAGATGTTCCACCGTCCCTGCCGTGACGCATGCGAGGGATACTCGAAGTACTCATCGTCCGTCTCCAGGAAGCGGTAGTACAGCCGGTACATCTCGATCTCCGGCAGCAGATCGGTGCCGAACAGAATGCGATCGGCATACTTCAGAAAAAATTTGCGGGCCGTATACGGCTGACGGCCCAGCTCCGGTGTGCGGGCGCTGATATCGATCATCAGGTTCGGCAGCGCCTCCATCTGCTCTGCGAGGTAGGCAAGATCTTCGCCGGACTCAGCACAGTGTGCTCCCACAAAGGTGATCGAAGGGTGACGCGCAATTACACGGTTCCTCTGTTCGAGCAGCTCTCGCTTGCTGAACCGTGAGTTGCTGAAGCCCCAGTCGGGGTGTGCAGCCAGCTCTTCATAACGCTCGTTCTTCGCATCGATGGGATTGAAGAAAGCACTTGGATCAGAGGTGTGGAACATGACC
This genomic window from Terriglobus albidus contains:
- a CDS encoding DinB family protein yields the protein MDELFIKVVIASWKQVVSRVDQRFAPLNDEQLQKQVAPDRNRLFYLLGHLTAVHDRMLPLLGIGDRLYPALDEVYITNPDRSVADPLPAADLKKAWGEVNTALISAVEKFSADDWLKKHTAVTDEDFAKEPTRNRLAVFLSRTNHVAFHAGQVVLVK
- a CDS encoding carboxypeptidase-like regulatory domain-containing protein, which encodes MIAVPEGPAPQPGTVAGVVMDTDGAAIPGAKITVVRNGSMVDGVSTVSGGDGVFSLPRVPSGTAVTFSVSVNGFSPWTSASVTLTPGQYMELPEIKLAVAAIATEVTAIFPEELAKEQVKEEEKQRVLGVIPNFYVVYDHNAVPMTSALKFRLAMKASTDVVTFAGVGFISGIYQAADRPDFQQGAKGYGQRYGAIYADGVTDILIGGAVLPSLLHQDPRYFYQGTGTRKSRVLHALSSPFICKGDNGKWQFNYSSIGGDLASGAISNLYYPESNRGPNLVFNTALTAAGGRMINALAQEFILKKLTSGNHDKN
- the agaR gene encoding transcriptional repressor AgaR; this encodes MRPTSPDGNEMLIDERRHHILSKMQQEGRVLVSELSDTLGISRITIRKDLDYLESKGMVRRTHGGAIPPQGSILQDLSFREKEKKQFKEKQRIAKAAAALVEEGTCVLLDSGTTTTAIAQELKRFSHLTVITNAVNIAAELSGTDFEVIITGGTLRKNSFSLVGPQAEDMFREVHADILFLGVDGFDTAIGVMTPNMLESRVNRAMVKCATRVVAVCDSTKFGHRSLALIVPPTAIHTLITDDQIRDEDVEALKALGIEVIIA
- a CDS encoding amidohydrolase family protein, whose product is MAGSDKFVDMVSAVARVDLPLGEFQPRSSLVTPVRTPLKPKFPVIDYHNHLDSMEPAEVLRIMDACGVERVVNITMQVGDRAIAMLDKFHRAAPDRFASIGWMDWQGVERDDFARIAIARLHRLVEHGAIGIKFWKDLGLSVRDREGELLRIDDERLIPIFEECGKLCLPVMFHTSDPSAFFNPIDAKNERYEELAAHPDWGFSNSRFSKRELLEQRNRVIARHPSITFVGAHCAESGEDLAYLAEQMEALPNLMIDISARTPELGRQPYTARKFFLKYADRILFGTDLLPEIEMYRLYYRFLETDDEYFEYPSHASRQGRWNIYGLYLPDDVLKKIYRDNALKLFPQ